A portion of the Cryptomeria japonica chromosome 5, Sugi_1.0, whole genome shotgun sequence genome contains these proteins:
- the LOC131875694 gene encoding uncharacterized protein LOC131875694, producing MASKICRELENVFVTVEVNEIDPRHTIVKEIMKMTIGGGHVVVHDVGREGLMMKGFAMRLFHLDLKTACMGDMTAPHVGPFELLIASAASGWFGSVNAIIARGDFLLNIRITSGTGFLKNTSYSIYIFFP from the coding sequence ATGGCCTCCAAAATTTGCAGAGAGCTGGAGAATGTGTTTGTAACCGTAGAGGTGAATGAGATTGATCCAAGGCATACAATtgtgaaagaaatcatgaaaatgacTATAGGTGGAGGTCATGTTGTGGTCCACGATGTAGGAAGGGAAGGGCTGATGATGAAAGGGTTTGCCATGAGACTCTTTCACCTAGATCTCAAAACTGCCTGCATGGGGGATATGACTGCACCACATGTCGGCCCTTTTGAGTTGCTGATTGCAAGCGCGGCTTCGGGATGGTTTGGAAGTGTAAATGCAATAATTGCGCGGGGAGATTTTTTGTTGAATATTCGAATCACAAGTGGGACGGGCTTTCTGAAAAACACTAgctatagtatatatatatttttcccttAA